Proteins from a genomic interval of Pseudomonas sp. RC10:
- the kdsA gene encoding 3-deoxy-8-phosphooctulonate synthase, translated as MAQKIIRVGGLNKGIDIANDKPMVLFGGMNVLESRDMAMQVCEEYVRVTQKLGIPYVFKASFDKANRSSVTSYRGPGLEAGMRIFEEIKSTFGVPVITDVHEPHQAATVAEVCDIIQLPAFLSRQTDLVVAMAKTGAVINIKKAQFLAPQEMKHILTKCEEAGNDQLILCERGSSFGYNNLVVDMLGFGIMKAFEYPVFFDVTHALQMPGGRSDSAGGRRAQVTDLAKAGISQGLAGLFLEAHPDPDNAKCDGPCALRLNKLEPFLTQLKALDDLVKAFPAIETA; from the coding sequence ATGGCACAGAAAATCATCCGTGTCGGTGGCCTGAACAAGGGCATCGACATCGCCAACGACAAGCCGATGGTCTTGTTCGGTGGCATGAATGTCCTGGAGTCGCGGGACATGGCCATGCAGGTCTGCGAAGAATACGTTCGGGTCACCCAGAAACTGGGCATCCCTTACGTGTTCAAGGCCAGCTTCGACAAAGCCAACCGTTCTTCCGTGACCTCGTATCGCGGTCCGGGCCTCGAAGCGGGCATGCGCATTTTCGAAGAGATCAAAAGCACCTTTGGCGTGCCGGTGATCACTGACGTTCACGAGCCGCATCAAGCGGCGACCGTGGCGGAAGTCTGCGACATTATCCAGCTGCCGGCCTTCCTGTCGCGCCAGACCGATCTGGTCGTGGCGATGGCGAAGACCGGTGCCGTGATCAACATCAAGAAGGCCCAGTTCCTCGCGCCCCAGGAGATGAAACACATCCTGACCAAGTGCGAAGAGGCCGGTAACGATCAATTGATCCTGTGCGAACGCGGTTCGAGCTTCGGCTATAACAACCTCGTCGTGGACATGCTCGGCTTCGGCATCATGAAAGCGTTCGAATACCCGGTGTTCTTCGACGTGACCCACGCGCTGCAAATGCCGGGCGGTCGTTCGGATTCGGCAGGTGGTCGTCGTGCTCAGGTAACCGATCTGGCCAAGGCCGGTATCAGCCAGGGCCTGGCAGGCCTGTTCCTTGAAGCGCATCCGGACCCGGACAACGCCAAGTGCGACGGCCCGTGCGCCTTGCGCTTGAACAAGCTGGAGCCGTTCCTGACCCAGCTCAAGGCACTCGATGATCTGGTCAAAGCGTTCCCGGCCATAGAAACGGCGTAA
- a CDS encoding CTP synthase has protein sequence MTRYIFVTGGVVSSLGKGIASASLAAILEARGLKVTMLKLDPYINVDPGTMSPFQHGEVFVTHDGAETDLDLGHYERFIRTTMTQNNNFTTGRVYEHVLRKERRGDYLGATIQVIPHITDEIKRRIIKGAGDADVAMVEIGGTVGDIESQPFLEAIRQLRFEVGAKRAMLMHLTLVPYIATAGETKTKPTQHSVKELRSIGLQPDVLVCRSDHPIDVSSRRKIAQFTNVEERAVIALEDADTIYKIPGILHSQGLDDFVVERFGLQCNSADLSEWDKVVDAKLNPEHEVTIAMVGKYMELLDAYKSLIEAMSHAGISNRTKVNLRYIDSEDIENQGTGLLEGVDAILVPGGFGLRGVEGKITAVQFARENKVPYLGICLGMQVAVIEFARNVLGWKDANSTEFDRTSPHPVVGLITEWEDATGAVETRTESSDLGGTMRLGAQECLLEPGSLVHDCYANDTIVERHRHRYEVNNKLLPQLIEAGLKVSGRSGDGALVEVVESNDHPWFVACQFHPEFTSTPRDGHPLFSGFVKAALAQHQKNA, from the coding sequence ATGACGCGCTACATCTTCGTCACGGGCGGTGTTGTTTCTTCATTGGGGAAAGGCATTGCCTCGGCTTCATTGGCGGCCATCCTGGAGGCGAGGGGACTTAAGGTCACCATGCTCAAGCTGGACCCCTACATCAACGTCGACCCGGGCACCATGAGCCCGTTCCAGCACGGTGAAGTGTTCGTCACCCACGACGGCGCCGAGACCGACCTGGACCTGGGTCACTACGAGCGTTTCATTCGCACCACCATGACCCAGAACAACAACTTCACCACCGGCCGTGTGTACGAACACGTCCTGCGCAAAGAGCGCCGTGGTGATTATCTGGGCGCGACCATTCAGGTGATCCCGCACATCACCGACGAAATCAAGCGTCGCATCATCAAGGGCGCCGGCGATGCCGACGTGGCCATGGTCGAGATCGGTGGCACCGTGGGTGACATCGAATCGCAACCGTTCCTTGAGGCGATCCGCCAGTTGCGTTTCGAAGTCGGCGCCAAGCGCGCGATGCTGATGCACCTGACGCTGGTGCCGTACATCGCGACTGCTGGCGAGACCAAGACCAAGCCCACTCAGCACTCCGTCAAGGAACTGCGTTCCATTGGCCTGCAGCCTGACGTACTGGTGTGCCGCTCCGATCACCCGATCGACGTTTCGTCGCGTCGCAAGATCGCGCAGTTCACCAACGTCGAAGAGCGCGCTGTGATCGCGCTGGAAGACGCCGACACCATCTACAAGATCCCGGGCATCCTGCACTCGCAGGGTCTGGACGATTTCGTCGTTGAGCGTTTTGGCCTGCAATGCAACAGCGCCGACCTGTCCGAGTGGGACAAGGTCGTCGATGCCAAGCTGAACCCTGAACACGAAGTCACCATCGCGATGGTCGGCAAGTACATGGAACTGCTGGACGCGTACAAGTCGCTGATCGAAGCGATGAGCCACGCAGGCATCAGCAACCGCACCAAAGTCAACTTGCGCTACATCGATTCCGAAGACATCGAGAACCAGGGCACTGGCCTGCTGGAAGGCGTGGACGCCATTCTGGTACCGGGCGGCTTCGGTCTGCGCGGTGTCGAAGGCAAGATCACCGCCGTTCAGTTTGCTCGCGAAAACAAGGTGCCTTACCTGGGTATTTGCCTGGGCATGCAAGTGGCGGTCATCGAGTTCGCCCGTAACGTGCTGGGCTGGAAAGACGCCAATTCCACGGAGTTCGATCGCACCAGCCCGCACCCTGTGGTCGGCCTGATCACCGAGTGGGAAGACGCCACCGGCGCGGTCGAAACCCGTACCGAAAGCTCCGACCTTGGCGGCACCATGCGTCTGGGCGCGCAGGAATGCCTGCTGGAGCCGGGTTCTCTGGTGCACGATTGCTACGCCAACGACACTATCGTCGAGCGTCATCGTCACCGTTACGAAGTGAACAACAAGCTGCTACCGCAACTGATCGAAGCCGGGCTGAAAGTGTCCGGTCGTTCCGGTGATGGCGCGCTGGTTGAGGTGGTCGAGTCCAACGACCACCCGTGGTTCGTGGCTTGCCAGTTCCACCCTGAGTTCACCTCCACGCCTCGCGACGGTCACCCGCTGTTCAGTGGCTTCGTCAAGGCAGCGCTCGCTCAGCACCAGAAGAACGCCTGA
- the tilS gene encoding tRNA lysidine(34) synthetase TilS, translating into MSKPDTFKKDLSQRLLSRLEPWRGAAGWRIAFSGGLDSTVLLHLLAELARHQRLPPLTAIHVHHGLQAVAASWPGHCRQMCQILGVPLQVIDVQVRSGASLEQAARDARYTAFEQTLLAGEVLLTAQHRDDQAETLMFRLLRGAGVKGLAAMPSHRVLGKGQVFRPLLDEPRALLERYAQEEGLSWIEDPSNKDSRFSRNYLRNHVLPMLTARWPQATASMVRSAAHLAEAQGLLDELATQDLALADTPCPWPWLAVPSLELAPLEELSSARQRNALRYWLSPLTRLPDSDHWAGWDSLRDAGPDGRPIWRLADGQLHRAEGRIWWLSGIWLKDVAGSQHWSTASQPLHLPGNGMLHILGDIPRGGLHVHYRQGGEVLDVPDRGRRDLKRLLNEKGVPVFLRGRLPLLYRGEQLLAVANLPGLDADPRGDWRLHWQPPTNDHSLR; encoded by the coding sequence ATGAGCAAGCCGGACACATTCAAAAAAGACCTCTCCCAACGTCTGCTATCGCGCCTCGAACCCTGGCGCGGTGCAGCCGGTTGGCGCATCGCCTTCTCGGGTGGACTCGATTCCACCGTCCTGCTGCACCTCCTGGCCGAGCTTGCTCGCCATCAGCGTCTCCCCCCTTTGACCGCTATCCACGTTCATCACGGTCTGCAGGCTGTGGCTGCGTCGTGGCCGGGACATTGCCGTCAGATGTGTCAGATTCTAGGCGTGCCGTTGCAGGTCATCGACGTGCAAGTGCGATCCGGCGCCAGCCTCGAACAGGCGGCCCGCGATGCGCGATACACCGCGTTCGAGCAGACGTTGCTGGCGGGCGAGGTGTTGCTCACGGCCCAGCATCGGGACGATCAGGCGGAAACCCTGATGTTTCGCCTGCTGCGGGGAGCGGGTGTGAAAGGGTTGGCGGCGATGCCTTCCCATCGAGTGCTTGGCAAAGGCCAGGTCTTCCGGCCGCTGCTGGACGAGCCCCGCGCATTGCTTGAGCGTTATGCACAGGAAGAGGGCCTGAGCTGGATCGAAGACCCGAGCAACAAAGACAGCCGTTTCTCCCGCAATTACCTGCGCAACCATGTGTTGCCGATGCTGACCGCACGCTGGCCCCAGGCAACCGCGAGCATGGTCCGCAGCGCCGCGCACTTGGCCGAGGCCCAAGGTTTGCTCGATGAACTGGCGACGCAGGATCTGGCGCTCGCCGACACACCGTGCCCGTGGCCATGGCTGGCGGTGCCGTCCCTGGAGCTGGCGCCGCTTGAGGAACTGTCATCTGCACGTCAGAGAAACGCCTTACGTTACTGGCTGAGTCCGCTGACACGTCTTCCAGACAGTGATCACTGGGCGGGATGGGATTCCCTGCGTGATGCAGGGCCGGATGGCCGTCCGATCTGGCGTCTGGCCGACGGACAATTGCATCGCGCAGAAGGGCGAATCTGGTGGTTGTCGGGCATCTGGCTCAAGGACGTGGCGGGTTCGCAGCACTGGTCCACGGCCTCGCAGCCGCTTCATTTGCCGGGCAACGGAATGTTGCACATTCTGGGCGACATCCCTCGCGGCGGGCTGCACGTGCACTATCGACAGGGCGGTGAAGTGCTGGATGTACCGGACCGCGGACGCCGGGACCTCAAGCGCCTGCTCAATGAAAAAGGCGTGCCGGTGTTTTTGCGCGGCCGATTGCCGCTGTTGTATCGCGGTGAACAGTTGCTGGCGGTGGCCAACCTGCCCGGACTGGACGCTGACCCCCGTGGGGACTGGCGATTGCACTGGCAACCACCGACGAATGACCACAGTTTGAGATGA
- a CDS encoding acetyl-CoA carboxylase carboxyltransferase subunit alpha — protein sequence MNPNFLDFEQPIADLQAKIEELRLVGNDNSLNIGDEISRLQEKSSTLTESIFGNLTSWQIARMARHPRRPYTLDYIEHIFTEFDELHGDRHFSDDAAIVGGIARLDDQPVMVIGHQKGREVREKVRRNFGMPRPEGYRKACRLMEMAERFKMPILTFIDTPGAYPGIDAEERNQSEAIAWNLRVMARLKTPIIATVIGEGGSGGALAIGVCDQLNMLQYSTYAVISPEGCASILWKTAEKAPDAAEAMGITAERLKGLGIVDKVINEPLGGAHRDPAAASASIREALSSQLAMLKKFNADELLARRYDRLMSYGI from the coding sequence ATGAACCCGAATTTTCTGGATTTCGAACAGCCGATTGCTGACCTGCAAGCCAAAATTGAAGAGCTGCGACTGGTAGGCAATGACAACTCGCTGAACATCGGCGATGAAATCTCTCGACTGCAAGAGAAGAGCAGCACGCTCACCGAAAGCATTTTCGGCAACCTGACCAGTTGGCAGATCGCGCGCATGGCGCGTCATCCGCGTCGTCCGTACACCCTGGACTACATCGAACACATTTTCACCGAGTTCGACGAGCTGCACGGCGACCGCCACTTCTCCGACGACGCGGCCATCGTGGGCGGTATCGCCCGTCTGGACGACCAGCCTGTCATGGTGATCGGTCATCAAAAAGGCCGCGAAGTGCGCGAAAAAGTACGCCGCAACTTCGGCATGCCGCGTCCTGAAGGCTACCGTAAAGCGTGCCGCCTGATGGAAATGGCCGAGCGCTTCAAGATGCCGATTCTGACCTTCATCGACACGCCGGGCGCTTACCCTGGCATCGACGCTGAAGAGCGCAACCAGAGCGAAGCGATTGCGTGGAACCTGCGTGTCATGGCGCGTCTGAAGACGCCGATCATCGCGACTGTGATCGGTGAGGGCGGTTCGGGCGGTGCACTGGCCATTGGCGTGTGCGATCAACTGAACATGCTGCAATACTCCACTTACGCGGTGATTTCGCCGGAAGGCTGCGCGTCGATTCTGTGGAAAACCGCAGAAAAAGCGCCAGACGCTGCCGAAGCGATGGGCATCACCGCTGAGCGCCTCAAAGGCCTGGGCATCGTCGACAAGGTCATCAACGAGCCACTGGGTGGCGCGCACCGTGATCCGGCGGCGGCTTCGGCTTCCATCCGCGAAGCGTTGAGCAGCCAGTTGGCCATGCTCAAGAAATTCAATGCGGATGAACTGTTGGCGCGTCGCTACGACCGCCTGATGAGCTACGGCATCTGA